A DNA window from Amycolatopsis sp. DSM 110486 contains the following coding sequences:
- a CDS encoding ferritin-like fold-containing protein translates to MTDPKEISEGVVDLLGVIAYLELSAFDRMAEDARTAPTLAGRAALASMAAAEIGHFDMLSAHLAGHGVSVDDAMRPFVAQVDAWHASTRPKSWLESLVKAYVGDGLAADLYREIASWLDPETKDLVLTVLADTGHSAFAEREVAAGIKADPKTRDKLALWGRRLLGEALTQAQYVVAERDGLAELIVAGSGDLSGIAGLFRRLQQGHTKRMQALGLG, encoded by the coding sequence GTGACCGACCCGAAAGAGATCAGCGAAGGTGTCGTCGACCTGCTCGGCGTGATCGCCTATCTCGAGCTTTCCGCGTTCGACCGGATGGCCGAGGACGCCCGCACCGCGCCGACGCTCGCCGGCCGCGCCGCGCTCGCCTCCATGGCCGCGGCCGAGATCGGTCACTTCGACATGCTGTCGGCCCACCTCGCCGGCCACGGCGTGTCCGTCGACGACGCCATGCGCCCGTTCGTGGCCCAGGTCGACGCGTGGCACGCCTCGACGCGGCCCAAGTCGTGGCTGGAATCGCTGGTCAAGGCCTACGTCGGCGACGGCCTCGCGGCGGATTTGTACCGCGAGATCGCCAGCTGGCTCGACCCGGAGACGAAGGACCTGGTGCTCACCGTCCTCGCCGACACGGGTCATTCCGCGTTCGCCGAGCGCGAAGTCGCCGCAGGCATCAAGGCCGACCCGAAGACGCGCGACAAGCTCGCTTTGTGGGGCCGCCGGCTCCTGGGCGAGGCCCTCACGCAGGCCCAGTACGTGGTCGCCGAACGCGATGGCCTGGCCGAACTCATCGTCGCCGGCTCCGGCGACCTGTCGGGAATCGCCGGGTTGTTCCGGCGGTTGCAGCAGGGGCACACGAAGCGCATGCAGGCGCTCGGTCTCGGCTGA
- a CDS encoding alpha/beta fold hydrolase yields MAPLVVAVPGTLCSPAVFGPLARAWPGVVHAVDWMSAPGPWRIEDVAERIASRIDRPVLLVGHSTGGCIALRLTAKHPELVAGLLLANTGAHMRGHGDVDGILQTISQAWGPELHAAVLDRSFASPLPVELRDDLLAYAARVPQEAALEVLTSQRDLDLTPELASIRCPVRVLHGVHDRARSVADARYLVEHLPDAELTTVDTGHTPVFEDVPATVSALKSLMEQGS; encoded by the coding sequence TTGGCCCCGCTCGTGGTGGCCGTCCCCGGCACGCTCTGCAGCCCGGCGGTCTTCGGTCCCCTGGCGCGGGCGTGGCCGGGCGTCGTGCACGCCGTGGACTGGATGTCGGCGCCCGGGCCGTGGCGGATCGAGGACGTGGCCGAGCGGATCGCTTCGCGGATCGACCGGCCGGTGCTGCTCGTGGGGCATTCGACGGGTGGCTGCATCGCGTTGCGGCTCACGGCGAAACACCCCGAACTGGTGGCCGGGCTGCTGCTCGCGAACACCGGTGCGCACATGCGGGGCCACGGTGACGTCGACGGGATCCTTCAGACGATTTCGCAGGCTTGGGGGCCGGAGCTGCACGCGGCGGTGCTGGACCGGTCGTTCGCTTCACCGTTGCCGGTGGAGCTGCGTGACGACCTGCTCGCGTACGCCGCGCGCGTGCCGCAGGAGGCCGCGCTGGAGGTGCTGACGAGCCAGCGCGATCTCGACCTGACGCCGGAGCTCGCGTCGATCCGGTGTCCGGTGCGGGTGCTGCACGGCGTCCACGACCGGGCTCGGTCCGTGGCGGACGCGCGCTACCTGGTGGAGCACCTGCCGGACGCGGAACTGACCACAGTGGACACTGGGCACACCCCCGTGTTCGAGGATGTGCCCGCGACCGTCTCGGCTTTGAAGTCCCTTATGGAGCAGGGGTCCTAG
- a CDS encoding TetR/AcrR family transcriptional regulator, producing the protein MTRVIERVKRSSKQSGKHPAPGEAATGDARRDRWRKHRIARRAEFVEAALRALDSHGPDLGMEDVAAEAGVTKPVLYRHFEDKADLYVALGQRGTEILFERLIPAINAELAPVPRIRMALDAFFSVIEEHPNLYRLLARGGLHEKTVSDSDVVAEDKEVIATALTALLGDYMRMFSMDSGAAEPWAHGIVGMVQSTGEWWLDRRSMSRDSVVEYLTQIIWAAIDGLTRQHGVVIDPNLPLEENKVVQLGRAKTDAPADSDAG; encoded by the coding sequence ATGACCCGGGTGATCGAACGTGTCAAGCGCTCCAGCAAGCAGTCCGGCAAGCACCCGGCTCCGGGGGAAGCCGCGACCGGTGACGCCCGGCGCGACCGGTGGCGCAAGCACCGCATTGCGCGCCGGGCGGAGTTCGTGGAGGCCGCGCTGCGGGCGCTCGACAGCCATGGTCCGGACCTGGGCATGGAGGACGTCGCGGCCGAGGCCGGCGTCACGAAACCCGTGCTGTACCGGCACTTCGAGGACAAGGCCGACCTGTATGTGGCGCTCGGGCAGCGCGGGACGGAGATCCTCTTCGAGCGCCTGATCCCGGCGATCAACGCGGAACTCGCGCCCGTGCCGCGCATCCGGATGGCGCTGGACGCGTTCTTCTCCGTGATCGAGGAACACCCGAACCTCTACCGCCTCCTCGCCCGCGGCGGCCTGCACGAGAAGACGGTGAGCGACTCCGACGTCGTCGCCGAGGACAAGGAAGTCATCGCCACCGCGCTGACGGCCCTGCTCGGCGACTACATGCGCATGTTCTCCATGGACTCCGGCGCGGCGGAACCGTGGGCGCACGGGATCGTCGGCATGGTCCAGAGCACCGGCGAATGGTGGCTCGACCGCCGCTCCATGAGCCGCGACTCCGTGGTCGAGTACCTCACGCAGATCATCTGGGCGGCCATCGACGGGCTCACCCGCCAGCACGGCGTGGTGATCGACCCGAACCTGCCGCTGGAGGAGAACAAGGTCGTCCAACTCGGACGCGCCAAGACCGACGCCCCGGCGGACAGCGACGCGGGCTGA
- a CDS encoding diiron oxygenase, which translates to MTRTLKETDREKTADRLLKSSANKFYDPDVDIDWDAPLVDGKNYILPERSSLYGTKLWDGLTPEQRIELGKHEVASVATTGLWFEILLMQMLLKEVYDEDPTSSHAQFALTEIADECRHSTMFARMAARIGCPAYGPVPALRQFAKLMPTISYGPARYGAILVAEEVLDRLQREQMVDENVQPLVRMVNRIHVLEEARHVTFAREEVTRGMAKLGKHEIAYQQFIIALISYFVTRAFINPNVYKAVGIRPRDGVEAALNNPHWRATIAWAGEKIMPFLQESGLVGLPGRYFWKKSFLLPEGK; encoded by the coding sequence ATGACGCGGACGCTCAAGGAGACCGACCGGGAGAAGACCGCCGACCGGCTGCTCAAGTCTTCGGCGAACAAGTTCTACGACCCCGATGTCGACATCGACTGGGACGCACCGCTCGTCGACGGCAAGAACTACATCCTCCCCGAGCGCTCGTCGCTCTATGGCACGAAACTCTGGGACGGGCTCACCCCCGAGCAGCGCATCGAGCTCGGCAAGCACGAGGTCGCGAGTGTCGCCACCACCGGCCTGTGGTTCGAGATCCTCTTGATGCAGATGCTGCTCAAGGAGGTCTACGACGAGGACCCCACGAGCTCCCACGCGCAGTTCGCCCTCACCGAGATCGCCGACGAGTGCCGCCACTCCACGATGTTCGCCCGCATGGCCGCGCGCATCGGCTGCCCCGCGTACGGCCCGGTGCCGGCGCTGCGCCAGTTCGCGAAGCTCATGCCCACCATCTCCTACGGCCCCGCCCGCTACGGCGCGATCCTCGTGGCCGAAGAGGTGCTCGACCGCCTGCAGCGCGAGCAGATGGTGGACGAGAACGTGCAGCCGCTGGTGCGCATGGTCAACCGCATCCACGTGCTCGAAGAAGCGCGCCACGTGACCTTCGCGCGCGAAGAAGTCACGCGCGGGATGGCCAAGCTGGGCAAGCACGAGATCGCCTACCAGCAGTTCATCATCGCGTTGATCTCGTACTTCGTCACGCGCGCGTTCATCAACCCCAACGTCTACAAGGCCGTCGGCATCCGCCCGCGCGACGGCGTCGAAGCGGCGCTGAACAACCCGCACTGGCGCGCGACGATCGCGTGGGCCGGCGAGAAAATCATGCCGTTCCTGCAGGAGTCGGGCCTGGTCGGCTTGCCGGGCCGCTACTTCTGGAAGAAGTCCTTCCTGCTGCCGGAGGGCAAGTGA
- a CDS encoding alpha/beta fold hydrolase has translation MPALEPVLPPWPGVVEDVGGVSLNVRRTPGPDGTVAVYVHGLGGSSSNWTDLAALLAPTASGRAIDLPGFGFSEPAAGFDFSLDEHAEVVARYIEGLDAGPVHLVGNSMGGAVVLLVAAARPELVRTLTLISPAMPDRRPDPRRLSDPLMALAYLPVVGARVRRRLASMTARERAAQVIKLCFYDLAKFPEQRLDELTEEHGARAALAWAAPAMARSTFGIFRRWSAVGDASLWSVAARVSIPTLVVWGLHDRVISVRRAPRTARLLRHARLLVLPRTGHVAQMERPNVVARAVLGLWEAAEKGTW, from the coding sequence TTGCCCGCGCTCGAGCCGGTGCTGCCGCCCTGGCCTGGCGTTGTCGAGGACGTGGGCGGTGTTTCGCTGAACGTACGCCGCACCCCTGGACCCGACGGTACCGTCGCCGTCTACGTGCACGGGCTCGGCGGGTCGTCCAGCAATTGGACCGACCTCGCCGCGCTGCTCGCGCCCACCGCGAGCGGCCGAGCGATCGACCTGCCGGGCTTCGGCTTTTCAGAGCCCGCCGCCGGCTTCGACTTCAGTCTCGACGAGCACGCCGAGGTCGTCGCGCGCTACATCGAGGGCCTCGACGCGGGGCCGGTGCACCTGGTCGGCAACTCGATGGGCGGCGCGGTCGTGCTGCTCGTGGCCGCGGCGCGCCCCGAGCTGGTCCGCACGCTCACGCTGATCTCGCCGGCGATGCCCGACCGCCGCCCGGACCCGCGGCGGCTGTCGGACCCGCTGATGGCGCTGGCGTACCTGCCGGTGGTGGGCGCGCGCGTGCGCCGCCGGCTGGCCTCGATGACGGCCCGCGAACGCGCGGCGCAGGTCATCAAGCTGTGCTTCTACGACCTGGCGAAGTTCCCCGAGCAGCGGCTCGACGAGCTGACCGAGGAACACGGCGCCCGCGCGGCGCTGGCCTGGGCCGCGCCCGCGATGGCGCGCAGCACGTTCGGCATTTTCCGGCGCTGGAGCGCGGTCGGTGACGCGTCGCTGTGGTCCGTCGCGGCGCGGGTGAGCATCCCCACACTCGTCGTCTGGGGCCTTCACGACCGGGTGATCTCCGTGCGGCGCGCGCCCCGCACCGCGCGGCTGCTCCGACACGCCCGGCTGCTGGTCCTTCCCCGAACCGGGCACGTGGCTCAGATGGAACGCCCGAATGTCGTAGCGCGGGCCGTTCTGGGGTTGTGGGAGGCCGCCGAAAAGGGCACCTGGTAG
- a CDS encoding alpha/beta fold hydrolase translates to MTTLERLRDPARDHRFMAGDGAALHVETSGPADAPVTLVLVHGWTQDHRTWDGVVRHLGPATRVLRYDLRGHGGSSPARRGAATIPRLADDLAELIAERVPNGPLVLAGHSMGGMTIMALAERHPDLLKARVAGVAFVATSSGQMDRITLGMPGPAGAMSARFERRLAKALAHRKGERLPLSPAMVRSGARFLVFGDNPKRGDVNSVVDQLLCAHPASLGEFQDAISVHDCRVALRALRTVPAVVLAGEKDRLCPLPHAKVIADELPDAEFIRYPGAGHMLPQERAAEVAARIKTLLPARTPAP, encoded by the coding sequence GTGACCACGCTCGAACGGCTGCGTGACCCGGCGCGCGACCATCGGTTCATGGCCGGCGACGGTGCCGCCCTGCACGTCGAGACGTCCGGTCCGGCAGACGCACCGGTCACGCTCGTGCTGGTGCACGGCTGGACGCAGGACCACCGCACGTGGGACGGCGTCGTCCGGCACCTCGGACCGGCCACGCGGGTGTTGCGCTACGACCTGCGTGGCCACGGGGGATCGTCGCCGGCTCGACGGGGGGCGGCGACGATCCCGCGACTCGCGGACGACCTCGCCGAGCTGATCGCCGAACGCGTACCGAACGGACCGCTCGTGCTGGCGGGCCATTCGATGGGCGGCATGACGATCATGGCGCTCGCCGAACGTCATCCGGACCTGCTGAAGGCGCGCGTCGCCGGTGTGGCGTTCGTGGCCACGTCGTCGGGCCAGATGGACCGGATCACGCTCGGCATGCCCGGGCCGGCAGGGGCGATGTCGGCGCGGTTCGAGCGGCGGCTGGCCAAGGCGCTGGCGCACCGCAAGGGCGAACGGCTGCCGTTGAGCCCGGCGATGGTGCGGTCCGGTGCGCGGTTCCTGGTGTTCGGCGACAATCCGAAGCGCGGCGACGTGAACAGCGTCGTCGACCAGCTGCTGTGCGCGCATCCCGCGAGCCTGGGCGAGTTCCAGGACGCGATCTCCGTGCACGACTGCCGCGTGGCCTTGCGCGCACTGCGGACCGTGCCCGCGGTGGTGCTGGCGGGGGAGAAAGACCGGCTGTGCCCGCTGCCGCACGCGAAGGTGATCGCCGACGAGCTGCCCGACGCCGAGTTCATCCGCTACCCGGGCGCCGGCCACATGCTTCCGCAGGAACGCGCGGCCGAAGTCGCCGCGCGGATCAAGACCCTGCTGCCGGCTAGGACCCCTGCTCCATAA
- a CDS encoding DUF4873 domain-containing protein: protein MSDEDGYAGTATLVVAGVEMAVQVDLRGHFQPIDGYYHWYGRISASGELTAAVGGRKKACTVVVEDRSADGELSDPDPWGRYRITGTSTPPFSVPTSLEEVEAATA from the coding sequence ATGAGCGACGAAGACGGTTACGCCGGCACTGCGACCCTCGTCGTCGCTGGCGTGGAAATGGCTGTGCAGGTCGACCTGCGCGGCCACTTCCAGCCGATCGACGGGTATTACCACTGGTACGGGCGGATTTCCGCCTCGGGCGAGCTGACCGCGGCGGTGGGCGGCCGGAAGAAGGCTTGCACGGTCGTGGTGGAGGATCGTTCGGCCGACGGTGAGCTGTCGGATCCGGACCCCTGGGGGCGGTACCGGATCACGGGGACGTCCACGCCGCCGTTTTCGGTGCCGACGAGCTTGGAAGAAGTCGAAGCAGCGACTGCCTGA
- the moeZ gene encoding adenylyltransferase/sulfurtransferase MoeZ, with amino-acid sequence MSDTALPPLVEPAAELTKEEVARYSRHLIIPDVGVTGQKRLKNAKVLVIGAGGLGSPALLYLAAAGVGTLGIIDFDVVDESNLQRQVIHGVSDVGKLKAASAQESIAEINPLVKVYLHVERLESANALEIFEQYDLILDGTDNFATRYLVNDAAVLLGKPYVWGSIFRFEGQVSVFWEDAPNGKGLNYRDLYPEPPPPGMVPSCAEGGVLGVLCASIGSIMVTEAIKLITGIGEPLLGRLISYDALEMKYREVKIRKDPETPKITELIDYEAFCGVVSDEAAQAASGSTITPAELKAKFDNGDDFALIDVREPGEYEIVNIKGATLIPKDRILSGEALAELPQDKPIVLHCKSGARSAEALAALHAAGFKDATHLGGGILSWAKQIDPSLPTY; translated from the coding sequence ATGTCAGACACGGCACTGCCGCCGCTCGTTGAGCCGGCTGCGGAGCTCACGAAGGAAGAGGTGGCCCGGTACAGCCGCCACCTCATCATCCCGGACGTCGGGGTGACCGGGCAGAAGCGGCTGAAGAACGCGAAGGTCCTGGTCATCGGTGCCGGCGGCCTCGGCAGCCCCGCGCTGCTGTACCTCGCCGCGGCGGGTGTCGGCACGCTCGGCATCATCGACTTCGACGTGGTCGACGAGTCGAACCTGCAGCGCCAGGTCATCCACGGGGTGTCCGACGTCGGCAAGCTCAAGGCCGCGTCGGCGCAGGAGTCGATCGCCGAGATCAACCCGCTGGTCAAGGTGTACCTGCACGTCGAGCGGCTGGAGTCGGCGAACGCGCTCGAGATCTTCGAGCAGTACGACCTGATCCTCGACGGCACCGACAACTTCGCCACGCGCTACCTGGTCAACGACGCCGCCGTGCTGCTGGGCAAGCCGTACGTGTGGGGCTCGATCTTCCGCTTCGAAGGCCAGGTCAGCGTCTTCTGGGAAGACGCGCCCAACGGCAAGGGCCTGAACTACCGCGACCTCTACCCGGAGCCGCCGCCTCCGGGCATGGTCCCGTCGTGCGCCGAGGGTGGTGTGCTGGGCGTGCTGTGCGCGTCCATCGGCTCGATCATGGTGACCGAGGCGATCAAGCTCATCACCGGCATCGGTGAGCCCCTGCTCGGGCGGCTCATCAGCTACGACGCGCTGGAGATGAAGTACCGCGAGGTCAAGATCCGCAAGGATCCGGAGACCCCGAAGATCACCGAGCTGATCGACTACGAAGCCTTCTGCGGTGTGGTGTCCGACGAGGCCGCGCAGGCCGCTTCGGGCAGCACGATCACGCCGGCGGAGCTCAAGGCCAAGTTCGACAACGGCGACGACTTCGCCCTCATCGACGTCCGCGAGCCCGGCGAGTACGAGATCGTGAACATCAAGGGCGCGACGCTGATCCCGAAGGACCGCATCCTCTCGGGCGAGGCGCTGGCCGAGCTGCCGCAGGACAAGCCGATCGTGCTGCACTGCAAGTCGGGTGCGCGTTCGGCGGAGGCGCTGGCCGCTCTGCACGCGGCCGGGTTCAAGGACGCCACGCACCTCGGTGGCGGCATCCTGTCCTGGGCCAAGCAGATCGACCCGAGCCTGCCCACCTACTGA
- a CDS encoding TetR/AcrR family transcriptional regulator, with protein sequence MTEMARLQQRGVRLPRTERRAQLLTAAQRVFAENGYHAAAMDEIAEEAGVSKPVLYQHFPGKLDLYIALLESHVDDLVSRVKGALDSTSDNRQRVPATVGAFFDFVSEDAGAFRMVFESDLRGEPAVQEAVDRAVSASVEAITETITADAGLDEDKARLLAVGLVGMSQVSARYWLQHNQSMSQEEAVALTANLAWRGIGGGFPLKDG encoded by the coding sequence ATGACGGAAATGGCGCGACTGCAGCAACGAGGCGTTCGGCTGCCCAGGACCGAACGCCGCGCCCAGCTGCTGACGGCCGCGCAACGCGTCTTCGCCGAAAACGGCTATCACGCCGCGGCCATGGACGAGATCGCCGAGGAGGCGGGCGTCAGCAAGCCCGTGCTGTACCAGCACTTCCCCGGCAAGCTGGACCTCTACATCGCGCTGCTCGAAAGTCACGTCGACGACCTGGTGAGCCGCGTGAAGGGCGCGCTCGACTCGACGAGCGACAACCGCCAGCGCGTGCCGGCCACGGTCGGTGCCTTCTTCGACTTCGTGAGTGAAGACGCCGGCGCGTTCCGGATGGTCTTCGAGAGCGACCTGCGCGGCGAGCCGGCCGTGCAGGAGGCCGTGGACCGCGCGGTGTCCGCCAGCGTCGAGGCCATCACCGAGACCATCACCGCCGACGCCGGCCTGGACGAGGACAAGGCCCGGCTGCTCGCCGTGGGCCTGGTGGGCATGTCGCAGGTCTCGGCGCGCTACTGGCTGCAGCACAACCAGTCGATGTCCCAGGAGGAAGCCGTCGCGCTCACGGCCAACCTCGCGTGGCGCGGCATCGGCGGTGGCTTCCCGCTCAAGGACGGCTGA
- a CDS encoding DUF3152 domain-containing protein, whose protein sequence is MGEDRYRPGSRRTSAEPLKASWQPKGDEEKPAARRPAAKKRGVGGFVKTYGWRVYALPILVVITALVVVNTATSPAEPGSTTTAGTGESAVGDAAAGAIDGGQAIPENPAKPADVNVPTAELPTGGNYTESGKGTWHVVPGSGPTVGKSGKLYTYTVEVEDGIDPSSYAGDDSFATAVQGILSDPRSWTWNGKIRLQRVDASYPDPSFRVSLTTPNTTHRADACGFQIKFEASCYRRSMGRVLINLARWVRGAKAYGADMTGYRQYAINHEVGHALGNIHVGCPATGDPAPVMMQQSFGVADDYVAMLNNIPGGDKGKVASDHHVCVPNAWPNPTPPA, encoded by the coding sequence GTGGGCGAGGACCGCTACCGCCCCGGCTCCCGGCGCACCAGCGCGGAGCCGCTGAAGGCGTCGTGGCAGCCGAAGGGTGACGAGGAGAAGCCCGCCGCCCGCAGGCCGGCCGCGAAGAAGCGCGGCGTCGGCGGGTTCGTGAAGACCTACGGCTGGCGCGTGTACGCGCTGCCGATCCTGGTCGTCATCACCGCGCTCGTCGTGGTGAACACGGCCACCAGCCCGGCCGAGCCCGGTTCGACCACCACCGCGGGCACCGGCGAATCGGCGGTGGGCGACGCGGCGGCCGGCGCGATCGACGGCGGCCAGGCCATCCCCGAGAACCCCGCCAAGCCGGCGGACGTGAACGTGCCGACGGCCGAGCTGCCCACGGGCGGCAACTACACCGAGAGCGGCAAGGGCACCTGGCACGTCGTGCCGGGCTCCGGCCCGACGGTCGGCAAGAGCGGCAAGCTGTACACCTACACCGTCGAGGTCGAAGACGGCATCGACCCGTCCAGCTACGCCGGCGACGACAGCTTCGCCACGGCCGTGCAGGGCATCCTGTCCGACCCGCGCAGCTGGACGTGGAACGGCAAGATCCGGCTGCAGCGCGTGGACGCGAGCTACCCCGACCCGAGCTTCCGCGTGAGCCTCACCACGCCGAACACCACGCACCGCGCCGACGCGTGCGGGTTTCAGATCAAGTTCGAGGCCTCCTGCTACCGCCGCAGCATGGGCCGCGTGCTCATCAACCTCGCCCGCTGGGTGCGTGGCGCGAAGGCCTACGGCGCGGACATGACGGGCTACCGGCAGTACGCCATCAACCACGAGGTGGGCCACGCGCTCGGCAACATCCACGTCGGCTGTCCCGCGACCGGGGACCCGGCGCCCGTGATGATGCAGCAGTCGTTCGGCGTCGCCGACGACTATGTGGCGATGCTCAACAACATCCCCGGCGGCGACAAGGGCAAGGTGGCCTCCGACCACCACGTCTGCGTGCCCAACGCCTGGCCGAACCCGACGCCGCCCGCGTAG
- a CDS encoding DUF3107 domain-containing protein, which yields MEVKIGIKDTPRELVVSSGQTADEVEKLVAEALTAGDGLFRLNDEKGRKYIVPSDRIAYVEIAPSDVRKVGFGVGD from the coding sequence GTGGAGGTCAAGATCGGCATCAAGGACACGCCGCGCGAGCTGGTGGTGTCCAGTGGCCAGACCGCCGACGAGGTGGAGAAGCTGGTCGCCGAGGCCCTGACGGCCGGTGACGGGCTCTTCCGCCTCAACGACGAGAAGGGCCGCAAGTACATCGTCCCGTCCGACCGCATCGCGTACGTCGAGATCGCCCCCTCGGACGTCCGCAAGGTCGGCTTCGGCGTCGGCGACTGA
- a CDS encoding DEAD/DEAH box helicase encodes MTTGLCALVTREAITLTAEQSTTEETTTPAVALEHSETGPAALDTSHPLQAGVEVEPEAPTFASFGVKPEIVKALGEAGIERTFAIQALTLPLAMAGDDLIGQARTGMGKTLGFGVPLLHRVQVPGDGTPQVLVVVPTRELCIQVANDLKGAGKHLGIRTLAIYGGRPYEPQIDALRKGVDVVIGTPGRLLDLAEQQHLVLGKVRGLVLDEADEMLDLGFLPDIERILRMVPDERQTMLFSATMPGPIITLARTFLRQPTHIRAEENDASAIHERTTQFVYRAHSMDKPEVIARVLQSEGRGLTMIFSRTKRTAQKVADDLVERGFAAAAVHGDLGQGAREQALRAFRSGKVDVLVATDVAARGIDIDDVTHVINYQCPDDEKTYVHRIGRTGRAGRTGVAVTLVDWDEMPRWKLISDTLGLDKPEPVETYSSSPHLFSDLGIPEGTTGRLPLAKRTRAGLAAEEEEDLGGKRRGRGGRGAGSASDDDAAPRKRTRAPRKRTRGGANAAEAVEKADAAASSDSAASGSGSGEERSRSRRRTRGGGGGESTGPAGAATASASASGETGETGERPARRRRRRRPSATSDTPASAD; translated from the coding sequence GTGACAACCGGCCTGTGCGCGCTGGTCACGAGAGAGGCGATCACCCTGACCGCAGAACAGTCCACAACCGAAGAAACCACCACCCCCGCAGTCGCGCTGGAGCACAGCGAGACCGGCCCGGCCGCGCTCGACACCTCGCACCCGCTGCAGGCGGGCGTCGAGGTCGAGCCCGAGGCACCCACCTTCGCCTCGTTCGGCGTGAAGCCGGAGATCGTGAAGGCGCTGGGCGAGGCCGGCATCGAGCGCACGTTCGCCATCCAGGCGCTCACGCTGCCGCTGGCCATGGCGGGCGACGACCTCATCGGCCAGGCCCGCACCGGCATGGGCAAGACGCTGGGCTTCGGCGTCCCGCTGCTGCACCGCGTGCAGGTGCCCGGCGACGGCACCCCGCAGGTGCTGGTCGTGGTCCCGACCCGCGAGCTGTGCATCCAGGTCGCCAACGACCTCAAGGGCGCCGGCAAGCACCTCGGCATCCGCACGCTGGCCATCTACGGCGGGCGGCCGTACGAGCCGCAGATCGACGCGCTGCGCAAGGGCGTCGACGTCGTGATCGGCACCCCGGGCCGCCTGCTCGACCTGGCCGAGCAGCAGCACCTGGTGCTGGGCAAGGTCCGCGGGCTCGTGCTCGACGAGGCCGACGAGATGCTCGACCTGGGCTTCCTGCCCGACATCGAGCGCATCTTGCGGATGGTGCCGGACGAACGGCAGACGATGCTGTTCTCCGCCACGATGCCGGGCCCGATCATCACGCTGGCGCGCACGTTCCTGCGTCAGCCCACGCACATCCGCGCCGAGGAAAACGACGCGAGCGCGATCCACGAGCGCACCACGCAGTTTGTCTACCGGGCGCACTCGATGGACAAGCCGGAGGTCATCGCCCGAGTGCTGCAGTCCGAAGGCCGCGGACTCACCATGATCTTCAGCCGCACCAAGCGCACCGCGCAGAAGGTGGCCGACGACCTGGTGGAGCGCGGCTTCGCGGCCGCCGCCGTGCACGGTGACCTCGGCCAGGGCGCTCGCGAACAGGCGCTGCGCGCGTTCCGCTCGGGCAAGGTCGACGTGCTGGTGGCCACCGACGTCGCGGCTCGCGGCATCGACATCGACGACGTCACGCACGTCATCAACTACCAGTGCCCCGACGACGAGAAGACCTACGTGCACCGCATCGGCCGCACCGGCCGCGCGGGGCGCACGGGTGTCGCGGTCACCCTCGTCGACTGGGACGAGATGCCCCGCTGGAAGCTGATCTCCGACACGCTGGGTCTGGACAAGCCGGAGCCGGTGGAGACGTACTCGTCGTCGCCGCACCTGTTCAGCGACCTCGGCATCCCAGAGGGCACCACCGGCCGGCTCCCGCTCGCGAAGCGGACCCGCGCCGGGCTGGCCGCCGAGGAGGAAGAGGACCTGGGCGGCAAGCGCCGTGGCCGTGGTGGCCGGGGCGCCGGTTCTGCTTCTGACGACGACGCCGCGCCGCGCAAGCGCACGCGGGCTCCGCGCAAGCGCACCCGTGGTGGTGCGAATGCGGCTGAGGCGGTCGAGAAGGCGGACGCTGCTGCTTCCTCCGACTCCGCTGCGTCGGGTTCAGGTTCGGGTGAGGAGCGCTCGCGCTCGCGTCGCCGCACCCGTGGTGGTGGCGGTGGGGAGTCGACCGGCCCTGCCGGCGCGGCCACCGCGTCGGCCTCGGCTTCGGGAGAAACCGGAGAAACGGGTGAGCGTCCGGCACGTCGGCGCCGTCGTCGCCGCCCCTCCGCGACGTCTGATACACCTGCGTCGGCAGACTGA